A portion of the Syntrophorhabdaceae bacterium genome contains these proteins:
- the rpmB gene encoding 50S ribosomal protein L28, translated as MARICDICGKRKQNGNSVSHANNKSKREWLPNLQTVRIVKDGETRKARLCTKCIKKGNFQKAV; from the coding sequence ATGGCAAGGATCTGTGATATATGCGGAAAGAGAAAACAAAACGGTAACAGCGTCAGCCACGCCAACAATAAGAGCAAGAGGGAATGGCTGCCGAACCTGCAGACCGTCCGCATTGTGAAGGACGGCGAAACCCGCAAGGCAAGACTCTGCACAAAGTGTATCAAGAAAGGCAATTTTCAAAAGGCGGTCTGA
- a CDS encoding DUF192 domain-containing protein produces the protein MKSTVAGAARNLCLVLICVMVVAVIPAHPEDLPGVHVIFFDRNKEELCRFEAELAVTPRQQAQGLMFRTSIRRRTGMLFINDRDDMHHFWMKNTYIPLDLIFINGRYQVVHVHRGARPRDETQISSRYPVRYIFEVNAGEAKECSIVPGITARFGRIGAPR, from the coding sequence ATGAAAAGCACTGTGGCGGGCGCCGCTCGGAATCTTTGCCTGGTGTTGATCTGTGTGATGGTGGTCGCCGTTATTCCCGCACACCCGGAAGACCTGCCCGGTGTGCATGTCATCTTCTTTGACAGGAACAAGGAAGAGCTCTGCCGCTTTGAGGCGGAACTGGCGGTGACCCCTCGGCAGCAGGCTCAGGGATTGATGTTCAGAACATCCATAAGGCGGCGCACTGGTATGCTTTTTATTAACGACCGGGATGACATGCATCATTTTTGGATGAAGAATACGTATATCCCCCTGGACCTGATCTTTATTAACGGGCGGTACCAGGTGGTCCATGTCCACCGGGGCGCCCGGCCCCGCGACGAGACGCAGATCAGCTCCCGCTATCCGGTGCGGTACATTTTCGAGGTCAACGCAGGCGAAGCGAAGGAATGCTCCATCGTTCCGGGGATAACGGCACGATTCGGCAGAATTGGCGCCCCCCGCTGA
- a CDS encoding FAD-dependent oxidoreductase → MTCKLLIIGGVAGGATAAARARRLDEDADIVLFERGEYISFANCGLPYYVGDVIKTREDLLVTTPEDFKARYRIDVRIFSDVVSIDRTAREVTVNNVVTGESYRERYDKIILSPGAEPAGLPAGYDGFGNVFGLRSIPDADRIKAYADRTGPCFAVVAGGGFIGLEMAENLAKKGVKTTLIEKLPQVMNTFDHEMVSAVQGHLLENGVSCLFGHGISSLVGQGMVSAVVTESGESIPCDVLVLSMGVRPDNRLARQAGLAIGELGGIKVNALLMTSDPDIFAVGDAAEVTDFVTGLPTLTALAGPANKQGRLAAGNALGRRTVYTGTLGTSVVKVFDMTLASTGTSERVLRKNGIPHLISYTHSNSHAGYYPGAEMMSIKLVFSPGTGRILGSQIVGGAGVDKRIDVLATAIRGSMTVFDLEEIDLAYAPPYSSAKDPVNVAGFVASNILKGDHEIVHSKDLKDIDAGRAVLVDVRDMEDLMRSSPIEGALHVPLRRLRKRTEKLDRDKMYITYCEVGTRSYAAHRILAQKGFRSKNLSGGYKTYIATQKLS, encoded by the coding sequence ATGACGTGCAAGCTGTTGATTATCGGAGGCGTTGCGGGCGGAGCCACCGCCGCCGCCCGCGCGCGCAGGCTGGACGAGGATGCCGATATCGTCCTCTTTGAGCGGGGAGAGTATATTTCATTTGCAAACTGCGGTCTGCCTTATTATGTCGGGGATGTGATAAAGACGAGGGAGGACCTTCTCGTAACGACCCCGGAGGATTTTAAGGCCAGGTACCGCATTGACGTGAGGATATTTTCCGATGTTGTTTCGATCGACAGGACCGCCAGAGAGGTTACTGTAAATAATGTGGTGACAGGAGAAAGCTACCGGGAAAGGTATGACAAGATCATCCTTTCACCGGGGGCCGAACCGGCAGGTCTCCCCGCGGGGTATGATGGATTTGGAAATGTCTTCGGTCTCCGGAGCATCCCTGATGCTGATCGCATCAAGGCGTATGCGGACAGGACCGGGCCCTGCTTCGCTGTTGTAGCGGGAGGCGGTTTCATCGGTCTTGAAATGGCCGAGAATCTTGCGAAAAAAGGCGTGAAGACGACATTAATTGAGAAGCTGCCGCAGGTAATGAATACCTTTGATCATGAAATGGTATCCGCAGTACAGGGGCATCTTCTGGAAAATGGGGTGAGTTGCCTGTTCGGGCACGGTATTTCGTCTCTGGTGGGACAGGGGATGGTGTCAGCGGTTGTGACGGAAAGCGGTGAGAGCATACCCTGTGATGTTCTCGTCCTTTCGATGGGGGTGCGACCGGACAACAGGCTTGCACGTCAGGCCGGTTTGGCTATAGGAGAATTGGGGGGCATCAAGGTGAATGCCCTGCTGATGACCTCCGACCCTGACATATTTGCAGTGGGAGACGCGGCTGAGGTTACCGATTTTGTTACAGGCCTGCCTACCCTGACGGCACTCGCGGGTCCGGCGAACAAACAGGGAAGACTTGCGGCGGGCAACGCACTGGGACGAAGAACGGTATACACCGGGACGCTGGGAACATCGGTGGTGAAGGTTTTCGACATGACGCTGGCGTCCACAGGGACGAGCGAGAGGGTGCTCAGGAAGAACGGCATACCTCATTTGATCAGTTATACTCATTCGAACTCTCATGCAGGCTACTATCCCGGAGCCGAGATGATGTCGATCAAACTTGTTTTCTCTCCCGGAACCGGTCGCATCCTGGGGAGTCAGATCGTGGGCGGGGCGGGTGTTGATAAACGCATTGACGTGTTGGCCACGGCCATTCGGGGATCGATGACGGTCTTCGACCTGGAAGAGATCGACCTGGCGTACGCACCTCCTTATTCCTCCGCGAAAGATCCGGTCAATGTCGCAGGTTTTGTCGCATCCAACATACTGAAAGGCGATCACGAAATAGTGCACAGCAAGGATCTGAAGGACATCGATGCCGGGCGCGCGGTCTTGGTGGACGTGAGAGATATGGAGGATCTGATGAGGAGTTCTCCGATAGAAGGGGCACTGCATGTTCCCCTAAGGAGACTGAGAAAGAGAACTGAGAAGCTGGACAGGGACAAGATGTATATCACCTACTGTGAAGTTGGAACACGATCGTACGCGGCCCACCGTATTCTGGCGCAAAAAGGTTTCAGATCAAAGAATTTGAGTGGAGGATACAAGACCTACATCGCCACACAGAAACTATCCTGA
- a CDS encoding ferredoxin family protein, whose protein sequence is MKEERTKTDGGGDRCYAFPNKPTPGMPVVIDEARCTGCNKCVTICTTDVLVANPEKGKPPIIMYPEECWYAACCVGECPEGCLTMRHPLMMRVHFKNKETGEIKRT, encoded by the coding sequence ATGAAGGAAGAAAGAACGAAAACCGATGGCGGCGGGGACAGGTGCTACGCTTTCCCCAACAAGCCGACCCCCGGCATGCCCGTGGTGATCGACGAGGCGAGATGCACGGGATGCAACAAGTGTGTCACCATATGTACGACCGACGTGCTTGTGGCGAACCCTGAAAAGGGCAAACCGCCGATCATTATGTATCCTGAAGAATGCTGGTATGCGGCCTGCTGTGTGGGAGAATGTCCCGAGGGATGTCTCACGATGCGGCATCCCCTGATGATGCGGGTGCACTTTAAGAACAAAGAGACGGGGGAGATCAAACGGACATGA
- a CDS encoding FAD-binding protein yields MNWEDAVTQTGQMIEWPYPVRYDKQNDIDVDVVVLGGGPGGCMAAISAAKKGLKVALLDKAYPKRSGGGSGFDHWLNTPNPASKVTPEDCVEWERVTFKGYSNSLSRYIAAREAYDTLLEIEKMGAKVRDLDDKFKGAPFRDEKTKFVYCYDYENRFQFRVWGATFKPAIFNECLQLGVQVFDRVIATSLLTEGGKQGARVVGATGFHMRTGEFYVFRAKATINAMNCHQGSWRFSTESIGIDTFKPNITGDGPAIMWRAGVELAQMERSRAAMPPGYEYPSYGTGNWWNTWHPATIVDANGKEVPYLDANGNVVPVEERCRPRPGQKFIAERSRDPLYSKPTMPADLEDRIKKGEFVLPLYADLAGMPWYERDAIWGLMVGNEGRTKIPVIINYEAAGFNSHRDMLQNYFTLSGEPYPSMDSTMALGPYRMEAFGNGGEVVVDWDLRTNLEGLYAVGDAILAGNYWYHACATGRYAGRKAAEYAMKLQVPPDIDAGQIERERARVYAPTKRKSGKDWIDWKELRFAGARAMQNYCGAVRNEGMMKTGLKWIEDIKNEHYPQTYASNPHILLRVLETYNILTVDEIIFQACLARKASSEILGHFRQDHPEMDPPEWHKWVTIKQVDGATKTGDLALDFHGNLAENYEAHNPTYRGFLKKKKA; encoded by the coding sequence ATGAACTGGGAAGATGCGGTGACTCAAACAGGCCAGATGATCGAATGGCCCTATCCTGTCAGGTATGACAAGCAGAACGATATCGATGTGGACGTGGTGGTTCTCGGCGGCGGTCCCGGCGGGTGCATGGCGGCAATAAGCGCCGCGAAGAAAGGATTGAAGGTCGCACTTCTCGACAAGGCATATCCCAAAAGATCCGGCGGCGGTTCCGGTTTTGACCACTGGCTCAACACTCCCAACCCGGCATCAAAGGTCACGCCTGAGGACTGTGTTGAATGGGAGAGAGTGACCTTCAAGGGTTACTCGAACTCACTGTCGCGCTATATCGCCGCAAGAGAGGCATATGATACCCTTCTTGAGATAGAGAAGATGGGCGCCAAGGTAAGGGACCTGGACGATAAGTTCAAAGGTGCGCCTTTCAGGGACGAGAAGACGAAATTCGTTTACTGCTACGACTACGAGAACCGGTTCCAATTCCGCGTCTGGGGTGCAACCTTCAAACCGGCGATCTTCAATGAGTGTCTGCAGCTCGGCGTTCAGGTCTTCGACAGGGTCATAGCCACCAGTCTCCTTACGGAAGGAGGAAAGCAAGGCGCGAGGGTTGTCGGGGCCACCGGGTTTCATATGCGAACGGGCGAATTCTATGTGTTCAGGGCAAAAGCCACGATAAACGCCATGAACTGTCACCAGGGCAGCTGGCGATTCTCGACGGAATCCATCGGCATCGACACCTTCAAACCAAATATCACAGGCGACGGGCCGGCCATCATGTGGAGGGCAGGTGTCGAACTTGCACAGATGGAGAGAAGCAGGGCAGCCATGCCGCCGGGATATGAATATCCGTCTTACGGTACGGGCAACTGGTGGAACACCTGGCACCCGGCAACCATTGTTGACGCCAACGGCAAGGAGGTTCCCTATCTTGATGCCAACGGCAATGTGGTGCCAGTGGAAGAGCGGTGCCGGCCGAGACCGGGACAGAAGTTCATAGCCGAACGCTCCCGTGATCCCCTCTACAGCAAACCGACCATGCCCGCCGACCTGGAGGATCGCATCAAGAAGGGGGAATTTGTCCTTCCTTTATACGCTGATCTTGCGGGTATGCCCTGGTATGAAAGAGACGCCATCTGGGGTCTCATGGTGGGAAACGAGGGACGCACAAAGATCCCCGTGATCATAAATTACGAAGCGGCAGGGTTCAATTCGCACAGGGACATGCTCCAGAATTATTTCACCTTAAGCGGCGAGCCCTATCCCAGCATGGACAGCACCATGGCGCTCGGGCCTTACCGTATGGAGGCCTTCGGTAATGGCGGTGAGGTTGTGGTTGACTGGGACTTGAGGACAAACCTCGAGGGCCTTTATGCCGTAGGCGACGCCATACTGGCCGGAAATTACTGGTATCACGCCTGCGCCACGGGAAGGTACGCCGGCAGAAAGGCAGCCGAATATGCGATGAAACTCCAGGTTCCCCCGGACATCGACGCAGGCCAGATCGAGCGGGAAAGAGCAAGGGTCTACGCACCGACAAAAAGGAAATCCGGCAAGGACTGGATAGACTGGAAGGAACTGCGTTTCGCCGGCGCCCGGGCCATGCAGAATTACTGCGGTGCCGTCAGGAACGAAGGCATGATGAAGACGGGTTTGAAATGGATCGAAGATATCAAGAACGAGCACTACCCACAGACGTATGCGAGCAATCCCCACATCCTCCTTCGCGTCCTGGAGACCTACAATATCCTTACCGTTGATGAGATCATTTTCCAGGCATGTCTGGCAAGAAAGGCAAGCAGCGAGATCCTCGGTCACTTCCGTCAGGATCATCCCGAGATGGATCCCCCTGAGTGGCACAAATGGGTCACCATCAAACAGGTTGACGGGGCGACGAAGACCGGAGATCTTGCCCTCGATTTTCACGGCAATCTCGCCGAGAACTACGAGGCGCATAATCCGACCTACAGGGGATTCCTGAAAAAGAAAAAAGCGTAA
- a CDS encoding FadR/GntR family transcriptional regulator produces the protein MKEDITKLLSPPRKAKLHESIVSQLKGLINSRKLAVDDKLPPERELAGLFSVSRVVVRESIQALEQAGLIEIRTGPAGGAFVVRNLHKPLFDTASDMFHGGELSLHFFYEARRAIECAIIRLALEKAKPKDLKRLRELNKRLLAEIEDRGRLRANNSAFHLAIAQIAGNPLLSVMLQSILELLDVVYPRSIQSEEYVKNTYSRHDAIIEALEKKDRVRCDELMAIDTEHTTKLTT, from the coding sequence GTGAAAGAAGACATTACCAAGCTGCTGAGTCCTCCGAGAAAGGCGAAGCTGCACGAGTCGATCGTGTCGCAATTGAAAGGTCTCATAAATTCCAGGAAACTTGCGGTCGATGATAAACTGCCTCCGGAGAGGGAACTGGCGGGTCTTTTTTCCGTAAGCAGGGTGGTGGTCAGAGAATCCATCCAGGCCCTTGAACAGGCCGGACTTATCGAGATCAGGACGGGGCCGGCGGGGGGTGCATTTGTGGTCCGCAACCTGCACAAACCCCTTTTCGACACAGCTTCGGATATGTTTCACGGCGGAGAGCTCAGTCTCCACTTTTTCTACGAGGCCCGAAGAGCCATAGAATGTGCCATAATAAGGCTGGCCCTGGAGAAGGCAAAACCGAAGGATTTGAAAAGACTCAGGGAGCTTAACAAAAGGCTGCTTGCCGAGATTGAGGACAGGGGAAGGCTCCGTGCGAATAACAGCGCCTTTCATCTGGCCATAGCACAGATCGCCGGCAATCCGCTTTTGAGCGTGATGCTGCAATCGATCCTCGAGCTTCTCGATGTGGTGTATCCCAGATCGATACAATCCGAAGAATATGTGAAGAACACATACTCGCGTCATGATGCCATCATCGAGGCGCTGGAAAAGAAGGACCGCGTCCGTTGTGACGAACTGATGGCAATAGACACGGAACATACAACGAAGCTTACCACATGA
- a CDS encoding TRAP transporter fused permease subunit — MKDGMNGVIKVAVIIVALLMVIYQMVSSQVLLLSSVPYLNLHLLFSLVVVFLGAARDTKSSPLRLWLVFVMAASILALGYIQLNWEDIQQRAYFNSPLDLAAGIVAILLVLEATRLATGWFLSVMAIGAVIYGFFGAQLPAPFTIQSMGFEQTMTNLSVGLDNGIYAFLPISANYLFLFILFGGVLSGTGADKFFLTLGKIVMSKVRGGAAMMAVVASCGIGMITGSAAANAAVTGTMTIPLMKRFGFKPEEAGGIEAAASNGGQIMPPIMGMSAFAMAGMTGIPYITIAKMAVFPAILYFGIVGLYVYLVAGKHRLPMAAREPVDGKELAISSINFVVPILLIVVMMARGFSVNYIGFWAIVTTVGIALIRKKTRPSLKQFVNGFVSGTIQAAGIGVTTAAVGIILATLTMSGLSVKLVLGIEAWSMGSLLLALILIQIVTVAMGCAGASLTAYMIVTIFAVPALQKMGVPFDVGHFFAMFISVFAFLTPPVALVSLITAKIAEAPYMKTAKESCKAALAGFCVPYIFVFCPVLLLKPLELGFAVVAIMGSLICLVSLQISLVGFLFSDLNLKERGLFFGAGVISFAGLVQRSVTLAAIGAAVFVAVWLWHRMRARTSRVETVAA, encoded by the coding sequence ATGAAGGACGGCATGAACGGCGTAATCAAGGTTGCAGTCATAATCGTGGCATTACTGATGGTCATCTACCAGATGGTTTCTTCTCAGGTTCTCCTGCTCTCATCTGTACCCTACCTGAACCTGCACCTGTTGTTCAGCCTTGTCGTCGTATTCCTTGGGGCAGCGAGGGACACAAAATCGTCGCCGCTGAGATTATGGCTGGTGTTCGTCATGGCCGCCTCCATCCTTGCATTGGGTTATATCCAGCTGAACTGGGAGGACATTCAGCAGCGCGCCTATTTCAACTCTCCCCTTGACCTCGCGGCGGGCATCGTGGCCATACTGCTTGTCCTTGAGGCGACCAGGCTGGCGACAGGCTGGTTCCTCTCCGTCATGGCCATCGGTGCCGTCATATACGGGTTCTTCGGCGCCCAGCTGCCGGCACCGTTCACGATCCAATCCATGGGTTTCGAACAGACCATGACGAACCTTTCCGTCGGTTTGGACAACGGTATCTATGCGTTTCTTCCCATATCGGCGAATTACCTCTTCCTTTTCATCCTTTTCGGAGGCGTACTGTCCGGCACCGGCGCCGACAAGTTCTTTCTCACACTTGGCAAGATAGTGATGAGCAAGGTACGGGGCGGTGCGGCCATGATGGCTGTTGTCGCAAGTTGCGGCATTGGCATGATCACGGGCAGCGCGGCTGCCAATGCGGCGGTTACCGGGACGATGACCATTCCACTCATGAAGCGGTTTGGCTTTAAACCGGAGGAGGCGGGAGGCATCGAGGCCGCGGCGTCCAACGGGGGACAGATCATGCCTCCCATTATGGGAATGAGCGCCTTCGCAATGGCGGGTATGACCGGAATTCCCTATATTACGATCGCGAAAATGGCGGTATTCCCCGCGATCCTTTATTTTGGCATTGTCGGCCTGTATGTTTACCTCGTTGCCGGAAAACACAGGCTGCCCATGGCCGCCAGGGAACCCGTCGATGGAAAGGAACTCGCCATATCATCCATCAATTTCGTTGTGCCCATCCTTCTCATAGTGGTGATGATGGCCCGCGGGTTCTCGGTGAATTATATAGGCTTCTGGGCCATAGTCACCACCGTGGGTATAGCGCTGATACGTAAAAAGACACGACCTTCATTGAAGCAATTTGTGAACGGTTTCGTGTCGGGAACCATACAGGCGGCCGGCATTGGGGTCACCACGGCAGCGGTGGGTATTATCCTCGCCACGCTGACCATGAGCGGCTTGAGCGTAAAGCTTGTCCTCGGGATCGAGGCGTGGAGCATGGGAAGTTTGCTGCTGGCATTGATCCTGATACAGATCGTGACGGTGGCGATGGGGTGTGCCGGGGCCTCGCTGACGGCATACATGATCGTTACGATCTTCGCGGTGCCCGCGCTCCAGAAGATGGGTGTGCCCTTTGACGTAGGGCATTTCTTTGCAATGTTCATAAGCGTCTTTGCTTTCCTGACCCCTCCCGTTGCACTTGTATCGCTTATCACGGCCAAGATAGCGGAGGCGCCGTACATGAAGACGGCAAAGGAATCCTGCAAAGCTGCCCTGGCTGGATTCTGTGTCCCGTACATCTTCGTATTCTGTCCCGTACTTCTCCTGAAGCCGCTGGAACTGGGATTTGCCGTTGTGGCCATTATGGGCTCGCTGATCTGCCTTGTCAGTCTCCAGATATCCTTGGTGGGGTTCCTCTTTTCGGACCTCAATCTGAAGGAGCGGGGACTGTTCTTCGGGGCGGGCGTGATCAGTTTTGCCGGGCTGGTTCAGCGCAGTGTAACCCTGGCCGCGATTGGCGCGGCTGTGTTTGTCGCGGTATGGTTGTGGCACAGGATGAGGGCTCGCACGAGCAGGGTTGAGACTGTCGCGGCGTAG
- a CDS encoding TAXI family TRAP transporter solute-binding subunit gives MREKHGLFCTGFVLLVLFTFLFGGMAYGQAKKYEVEISGLWTGTNPYTIAVYWAELINKNSKIVKAIAREGRGPAVDMKTLIMKPEKRKSLVFFQVEDEVWAAKRQIGDWKNFAGKYDLNNFRHIAFGGFTVDVLLTTNSKIRTLAEMNGKSTVISNVSKASSKAVAFEEIFKVAGVKPKYQFLGMNAMTDAARDGTVDVIHGGINPVGSGKWEPSPYLNELFAMKEVYAISIDKSVLTKMKQATGHPGTIVTIPAGNIGKSQKEPTTALGKCMNWGVDVSMPDEVVTEILRIYVENVDKFQQLSPAARVITKKTAAAVEVPEARMHPAAVKFYKANKIQMGSLKDAGVIK, from the coding sequence ATGAGAGAAAAACATGGTTTGTTCTGCACCGGGTTTGTGTTGTTGGTTCTGTTTACCTTTTTGTTTGGCGGCATGGCATACGGGCAGGCGAAGAAGTACGAGGTTGAGATCTCGGGTCTTTGGACGGGCACCAACCCTTACACCATTGCGGTGTACTGGGCGGAGCTCATCAACAAGAACAGCAAGATCGTCAAGGCGATCGCGCGTGAGGGACGGGGCCCTGCGGTGGACATGAAAACACTTATCATGAAACCGGAGAAGAGAAAGAGCCTTGTCTTCTTCCAGGTTGAAGACGAGGTGTGGGCCGCCAAACGGCAGATCGGAGATTGGAAGAATTTTGCCGGTAAATACGATCTGAACAATTTCCGCCATATCGCTTTCGGCGGTTTCACGGTGGACGTTCTCCTCACGACGAACTCCAAGATCAGGACGCTGGCGGAGATGAATGGAAAGAGCACCGTGATCTCCAACGTCTCAAAGGCTTCGTCGAAGGCGGTTGCATTCGAGGAGATATTCAAGGTCGCCGGTGTCAAACCAAAATATCAGTTTCTCGGGATGAATGCCATGACGGATGCGGCCAGGGACGGGACAGTGGACGTGATCCATGGCGGCATCAACCCCGTGGGTTCAGGCAAATGGGAGCCTTCACCCTATCTCAACGAGCTTTTCGCAATGAAGGAGGTCTACGCAATTTCCATCGATAAGTCGGTGCTGACAAAGATGAAACAGGCTACGGGTCATCCGGGAACGATTGTAACGATTCCCGCGGGCAACATCGGCAAGAGCCAGAAGGAACCCACAACGGCCCTGGGGAAATGCATGAACTGGGGCGTAGATGTGTCCATGCCTGACGAGGTAGTGACGGAGATCCTGAGGATCTACGTGGAGAACGTCGACAAGTTCCAGCAGTTGAGCCCCGCAGCACGGGTCATCACGAAAAAGACCGCTGCGGCAGTTGAGGTGCCTGAAGCCAGAATGCATCCTGCAGCCGTGAAGTTTTACAAGGCGAACAAGATACAGATGGGGAGCCTCAAGGACGCGGGCGTGATCAAGTAG
- a CDS encoding MBL fold metallo-hydrolase has product MGPQRINEILWRVAGADMTNPRDSAVYLLDCGEPVLIDCGSGHGFERMVDIIRKAGFDPDDIKTLVMTHCHADHIGAAPLLRSRFGTKLVIHEEDADIVERGDIRLTASFCFDVDFKPLAVDRKLAGETGTLRFGPVDLNWIHTPGHTPGSISLFMDVEGERILFAQDIGAPLLTEFDCDPPAWLESIKKLFALQADVLCDGHSGAFGPKDVVRQYLEYCLASQYKQGYITAG; this is encoded by the coding sequence ATGGGACCTCAACGAATCAATGAAATTCTGTGGCGCGTGGCCGGGGCGGATATGACCAATCCGCGGGATAGTGCCGTTTATCTTCTTGATTGCGGCGAACCGGTGCTCATAGACTGCGGCTCGGGGCACGGTTTTGAGCGCATGGTCGATATCATTCGAAAGGCTGGCTTCGATCCCGATGATATCAAGACTCTCGTCATGACCCACTGCCATGCCGATCACATCGGTGCCGCGCCGCTTTTGCGCTCTCGCTTCGGTACGAAACTCGTCATACATGAAGAAGACGCGGACATTGTCGAACGCGGGGATATACGACTCACCGCCTCCTTCTGCTTCGATGTCGATTTCAAACCCCTTGCCGTTGACAGAAAGCTTGCTGGCGAGACAGGGACGCTTCGCTTCGGCCCTGTCGACCTCAACTGGATCCACACGCCCGGCCACACGCCCGGTTCGATCTCTCTCTTCATGGATGTGGAGGGTGAACGGATCCTCTTTGCCCAGGACATCGGTGCACCCCTGCTCACAGAATTCGACTGCGATCCGCCGGCATGGCTTGAGTCCATAAAGAAGCTCTTCGCCCTGCAAGCTGATGTGCTCTGCGACGGCCACTCCGGTGCCTTCGGCCCGAAGGATGTCGTCAGGCAGTATCTTGAGTACTGCCTCGCCTCGCAGTATAAACAAGGCTACATCACCGCCGGGTAA
- a CDS encoding ACT domain-containing protein, whose product MVITQLSISLENTPGALSHVSELLGREGVNIRAISVADTSDISTVRFVVDDPEKARNILKGNGFNPRETGVIAVETPDHPGGLLAVLKPLRAAGINVHYLYPHLGRVSGNAIVILGVDRTEEAQKVLAQNWVKTLGKEVYSI is encoded by the coding sequence ATGGTCATCACGCAGTTGTCCATCAGTCTTGAGAATACACCCGGCGCCCTCTCCCATGTGAGCGAACTGCTCGGGCGCGAAGGGGTGAACATCCGCGCCATTTCCGTCGCCGATACGTCGGACATCAGCACCGTCCGTTTTGTCGTCGATGACCCCGAAAAAGCGAGGAACATTCTCAAGGGCAACGGCTTCAATCCCCGCGAGACAGGTGTCATTGCCGTCGAGACCCCGGATCATCCGGGAGGTCTCCTTGCCGTCCTCAAGCCGCTGAGGGCTGCCGGTATCAACGTTCATTACCTCTATCCCCACCTGGGCAGAGTATCGGGCAACGCCATTGTCATCCTCGGTGTTGACAGGACCGAGGAGGCCCAAAAGGTGCTGGCACAGAACTGGGTGAAGACACTGGGCAAAGAAGTTTACAGCATCTGA
- a CDS encoding 2-oxoacid:acceptor oxidoreductase family protein: MTTKTIFSGFGGQGVLSMGFTLANAAMLEGRYVTYLPSYGVEVRGGTANCTVVVSDEEIASPVASEPEFVVAMNQPSFNRFQNILQSGGLMCVNTSLVNITSMRSDIEVLSIPTSELAEKLGTIKVANMIMLGALIKASNIISFDVMIKNLAELLGEGKSKLIKLNKEALETGFNYVKE; the protein is encoded by the coding sequence ATGACGACAAAGACGATATTTTCAGGTTTTGGCGGGCAGGGCGTTCTTTCCATGGGGTTTACCCTCGCGAACGCGGCGATGCTTGAAGGCCGATATGTTACCTACCTTCCGTCCTATGGCGTCGAGGTGCGTGGCGGGACGGCGAATTGCACCGTGGTGGTTTCCGACGAAGAGATCGCTTCCCCGGTGGCCTCCGAACCGGAATTTGTCGTTGCCATGAACCAGCCTTCCTTCAACCGGTTCCAGAACATCCTTCAGTCGGGAGGCCTCATGTGCGTCAATACCTCTCTCGTAAATATCACATCAATGAGAAGCGACATAGAGGTTCTCTCCATCCCCACGAGCGAACTGGCGGAAAAACTGGGAACAATAAAAGTCGCCAACATGATCATGCTTGGAGCACTTATTAAGGCGAGCAACATCATATCCTTCGATGTTATGATAAAAAACCTTGCCGAGCTTCTAGGCGAAGGGAAGTCAAAGCTCATCAAGCTGAACAAGGAAGCCCTCGAAACGGGCTTTAATTACGTCAAGGAGTAG